One Micromonospora eburnea genomic region harbors:
- a CDS encoding BTAD domain-containing putative transcriptional regulator translates to MNVRPHSLGLVVAPAGSGKTTLLAQYAASVAGPVGWLRTVPSDVDPALLSCRMDAALPDGAGGLLVVDDLHLIEGSPGESVLLDRALALTRAGVRVLIGTRRAPSLILARHEFSDSVIIDAEELRFRTWEVERLLRDVYREPLPADDVAALARRLGGWAAGLQLYYLSTRGQPLPDRRRAVASLAMRSALSRDYLTRTVLAELAPSLRRFLVRTCVFEVLTAERCDRLLGGGDGQAALEELERRQAFTVSHDGGRSFAYHEVLRAHLTTALVEELGETEARAWHARAGRLLAEEGAALEAARCFARAQLWPEVHRLLDAAGSAVAVRGLDPWSDLLPAWFIAEDPWLVLADAQHRINEGQLAAAVPLLRRAEAMFGGGPGAARCRSLRADVTAWLPDGPHWRGHWSGWLRTATRRHPMVVVGEAERLTGAEDRLVRAGALLLAGHAAEALRVLDGAGPVDAGLVGLAGQLLRAAVALAGGDPQASAAVAAVGLAADHAGLPWLARLARAVPALAGAEADLKEAAAVVEECDRLGDRWGALLAAGCAALARSMRGGPEMAEASQLLDRAREVDSGVLAAWAQSLLALAAVRARLPDAEVEVRRAEGTARGAGVPGARVLALAAGVPAGPGRAVALSAVHSAAEQAGLPRAAVAAWLTPEARPSPATPDTAALTVRCFGSFRVCLHGEPLNWSPLRPRARAVARILAMHAGRAVHRDRLLDALWPDTDPATATRTLHVALSSLRRFLDTHLPAGDGETLLHRDGDAYLLALPAYAWCDVTEFRRALERASRRGPTRDPGALDDLRVAVAAYTGELLPEDGPAEWVVAERETLRRQAADAAARLAEAALRGDDGGAAAVRGAGSVEPAVAMAARCVEIDPCHDVGWRLLIAAHDRAGNVAAAEHARRRYADVLVSLGLDPSLVAGFPPSAPISVDRRIPLPRSRPTGSTQARTSSGPPA, encoded by the coding sequence TTGAACGTACGGCCGCACTCCCTCGGCCTGGTCGTCGCCCCCGCCGGGTCCGGCAAGACCACCCTGCTCGCCCAGTACGCGGCGAGCGTGGCCGGGCCGGTGGGCTGGTTGCGTACCGTGCCGTCGGACGTGGACCCGGCCCTGCTGTCGTGCCGGATGGACGCGGCGCTGCCCGACGGCGCCGGCGGGCTGCTGGTCGTTGACGACCTGCATCTGATCGAGGGTTCACCGGGGGAATCCGTGCTGCTGGACCGGGCGCTCGCCCTGACCCGGGCGGGAGTCCGGGTGCTGATCGGCACCCGCCGCGCCCCGTCGCTGATCCTGGCCCGCCACGAGTTCTCCGACAGCGTCATCATCGACGCCGAGGAGCTGCGCTTTCGCACCTGGGAGGTCGAACGGCTCCTGCGGGACGTCTACCGGGAGCCGCTGCCCGCAGACGACGTGGCGGCCCTGGCCCGGCGACTCGGGGGATGGGCAGCCGGCCTCCAGCTCTACTACCTCTCCACCCGTGGTCAACCGCTGCCCGACCGGCGACGCGCCGTGGCCTCGCTGGCCATGCGTTCGGCGCTGTCCCGGGACTATCTCACCCGTACGGTGTTGGCGGAGCTGGCTCCGTCCCTGCGCCGGTTCCTCGTTCGCACCTGCGTGTTCGAGGTCCTCACCGCCGAGCGGTGCGATCGGCTGCTGGGCGGCGGCGACGGGCAGGCCGCGCTGGAGGAGTTGGAACGCCGGCAGGCCTTTACCGTCTCCCACGACGGTGGCCGCTCCTTCGCGTACCACGAGGTGCTGCGCGCCCACCTGACCACGGCGTTGGTCGAAGAGCTGGGGGAAACCGAGGCCCGGGCCTGGCACGCCCGCGCCGGGCGGCTGCTCGCCGAGGAGGGTGCGGCGTTGGAAGCGGCCCGGTGCTTCGCCCGGGCCCAGTTGTGGCCGGAGGTGCACCGGCTGCTCGACGCCGCCGGCAGCGCCGTCGCCGTGCGGGGCCTCGACCCGTGGTCCGACCTGCTGCCGGCCTGGTTCATCGCCGAGGACCCGTGGCTGGTGCTGGCCGACGCCCAGCACCGGATCAACGAGGGTCAGTTGGCGGCGGCGGTGCCCCTGCTACGCCGCGCCGAGGCGATGTTCGGCGGAGGTCCGGGCGCCGCCCGCTGCCGGTCGCTGCGCGCCGACGTGACGGCCTGGCTGCCGGACGGCCCGCACTGGCGCGGGCACTGGTCCGGCTGGCTGCGCACCGCAACTCGCCGGCACCCGATGGTCGTGGTCGGCGAGGCGGAACGGCTGACCGGCGCTGAGGATCGCCTGGTCCGTGCGGGCGCGCTGCTGCTGGCCGGCCACGCCGCCGAGGCGCTGCGCGTCCTGGACGGGGCGGGTCCCGTCGATGCCGGCCTGGTCGGCCTCGCCGGCCAGCTGCTCCGCGCCGCCGTCGCGTTGGCTGGCGGGGATCCGCAGGCGTCCGCCGCCGTCGCCGCCGTCGGCCTGGCGGCCGACCACGCGGGCCTGCCATGGCTGGCCCGGCTCGCCCGGGCGGTGCCCGCCCTGGCCGGGGCGGAGGCCGACCTCAAGGAGGCGGCCGCCGTCGTGGAGGAGTGCGACCGGTTGGGAGATCGGTGGGGGGCCCTGCTCGCGGCCGGCTGCGCCGCGCTGGCCCGCTCGATGCGCGGTGGGCCGGAGATGGCGGAGGCGAGCCAACTACTCGACCGGGCCCGCGAGGTGGACAGCGGGGTGCTCGCCGCCTGGGCACAGTCGCTGCTCGCCCTGGCCGCCGTGCGCGCCCGGCTGCCGGACGCCGAGGTCGAGGTCCGCCGGGCGGAGGGCACCGCCCGGGGGGCCGGGGTGCCGGGGGCGCGCGTGCTCGCCCTGGCCGCGGGCGTGCCCGCCGGACCCGGTCGGGCGGTCGCACTCTCCGCCGTGCACTCCGCCGCCGAGCAGGCCGGGCTGCCCCGGGCGGCGGTGGCCGCCTGGCTCACCCCGGAGGCCCGGCCGTCGCCCGCCACGCCGGACACGGCCGCGCTGACCGTACGCTGTTTCGGCAGCTTCCGGGTCTGCCTGCACGGCGAGCCGCTGAACTGGTCTCCGCTGCGTCCCCGGGCCCGGGCGGTGGCCCGGATCCTCGCCATGCACGCCGGCCGCGCCGTGCACCGCGACCGCCTTCTCGACGCGCTCTGGCCGGACACCGACCCGGCGACGGCCACCCGCACCCTGCATGTCGCCCTGTCCAGTCTGCGTCGGTTCCTCGACACCCACCTGCCCGCCGGCGACGGGGAGACGCTGCTGCATCGCGACGGGGACGCGTACCTGCTGGCCCTCCCGGCGTACGCGTGGTGTGACGTCACCGAGTTCCGGCGGGCGTTGGAACGGGCGTCCCGGCGTGGGCCCACCCGCGACCCGGGTGCGCTGGACGACCTGCGGGTGGCGGTGGCCGCGTACACCGGTGAGCTGCTGCCGGAGGACGGCCCGGCGGAGTGGGTGGTGGCCGAGCGGGAGACCCTGCGCCGGCAGGCGGCGGACGCGGCGGCCCGGCTCGCCGAGGCCGCCCTGCGCGGGGACGACGGCGGGGCCGCCGCCGTGCGTGGGGCCGGCTCGGTCGAGCCGGCGGTGGCGATGGCGGCCCGCTGCGTCGAGATAGACCCCTGCCACGACGTCGGTTGGCGCCTGCTGATCGCCGCGCACGATCGGGCGGGCAATGTCGCCGCCGCCGAACACGCCCGCCGCCGGTACGCCGACGTGCTCGTCTCCCTCGGGCTGGACCCGTCCCTGGTCGCGGGATTCCCGCCGTCCGCTCCGATCAGCGTCGACCGAAGAATTCCGCTTCCCCGATCGCGACCGACGGGATCAACCCAGGCCCGTACGTCGAGCGGACCACCAGCCTGA
- a CDS encoding NADase-type glycan-binding domain-containing protein codes for MILCAECGATNGDGDQFCGACGEFLHWDAEAETSTGRPADAGERPGTGSADGRPGTGALDGRPRTGGATAGQPDDGRTDGGEAETGRATDRPAEPEADSDPHPPAVGAGVPASAAATTGRPAPDVSPRQPTDGSVATDRAGGGVQPAPRQPGRPDRHGLPSDEPEPVDPVAPPHPSQPRPACPSCGVDNAPGRRFCRSCGAELAAPAGPAPRRTWWQRWWDRLRRRASRRRSLRDDRPAARATRRTLLIVLALCLVAVLAVIGPPLARRVVEAVRDRTQDPVPLVPAAVTASSEAPGGSAARLTDGATNRYWAPNGVAAGAWVEGRFSEPVRLLTVVITPGVSPRRQAFLAAGRPRGLTVITVDAAGKQQKTDIELRDEPGEQHFDVAASNVTRIRLVVRSTYGPGLIPSVAIGEAEFFGRR; via the coding sequence ATGATTCTCTGCGCGGAGTGCGGTGCGACCAACGGCGACGGCGACCAGTTCTGCGGTGCCTGCGGCGAGTTCCTGCACTGGGATGCGGAGGCCGAGACGTCGACCGGGCGGCCCGCCGACGCCGGCGAACGCCCAGGGACGGGATCAGCCGACGGCCGCCCAGGGACGGGCGCGCTCGACGGCCGCCCACGGACCGGCGGGGCCACCGCGGGACAACCCGACGACGGCCGGACCGACGGTGGGGAGGCCGAGACCGGGCGGGCCACCGACCGGCCGGCGGAGCCCGAGGCCGACAGCGACCCCCACCCGCCGGCCGTCGGCGCCGGTGTTCCGGCCAGCGCGGCGGCGACCACCGGCCGGCCCGCCCCGGACGTGTCGCCCCGCCAGCCCACCGACGGCTCCGTGGCGACCGACCGGGCCGGCGGGGGTGTCCAGCCTGCCCCTCGGCAGCCTGGACGGCCCGACCGGCACGGGCTGCCGTCCGACGAACCGGAGCCGGTGGACCCGGTCGCCCCGCCCCACCCGTCGCAGCCCCGGCCGGCCTGCCCGTCCTGCGGTGTGGACAACGCCCCGGGCCGGCGCTTCTGCCGCTCGTGCGGGGCCGAACTGGCCGCCCCGGCCGGGCCCGCGCCGCGGCGTACCTGGTGGCAACGCTGGTGGGACCGGCTCCGCCGCCGGGCGTCCCGCCGGCGTTCGCTGCGGGACGACCGCCCCGCAGCCCGGGCGACCCGCCGGACCCTGCTGATCGTGCTCGCGCTCTGCCTGGTCGCGGTGCTGGCCGTCATCGGGCCGCCCCTGGCACGGCGGGTGGTGGAGGCGGTACGCGACCGCACTCAGGACCCGGTGCCGCTGGTCCCGGCAGCGGTGACCGCGTCGTCGGAGGCGCCCGGCGGCAGCGCGGCCCGGCTCACCGACGGGGCGACCAACCGTTACTGGGCGCCGAACGGGGTCGCCGCCGGCGCCTGGGTGGAGGGCCGGTTCAGCGAGCCCGTACGGCTGCTCACCGTGGTGATCACCCCCGGCGTCAGCCCGCGGCGACAGGCGTTCCTCGCCGCCGGGCGGCCCCGCGGGCTGACCGTCATCACCGTCGACGCCGCCGGAAAACAGCAGAAGACGGACATCGAGCTGCGCGACGAGCCGGGGGAACAGCACTTCGACGTGGCGGCGTCGAACGTGACGCGGATCAGGCTGGTGGTCCGCTCGACGTACGGGCCTGGGTTGATCCCGTCGGTCGCGATCGGGGAAGCGGAATTCTTCGGTCGACGCTGA
- a CDS encoding phage tail protein, translated as MRGSVPGLVSPHPIGQQLPAVYLEDDFAQRFTAGLDEVLAPILLTLDCLDAYFDLGLAPPDFVDWLAGWVAAPGDGDRPLDVRRDLVRHAVEVHRWRGTARGVALALRVATGTQVEVVDSGAVTCSTTPTGTPPPDEAPEVRVRIRGEVDEMLVRQVLASAVPAHVRVTLETQP; from the coding sequence ATGCGGGGTTCCGTACCGGGGCTGGTCAGCCCGCACCCGATCGGGCAGCAACTGCCGGCGGTGTACCTGGAGGACGACTTCGCACAGCGGTTCACCGCCGGCCTGGACGAGGTGCTGGCACCGATCCTGCTGACGCTCGACTGCCTCGACGCCTACTTCGACCTGGGGCTCGCCCCACCGGACTTCGTGGACTGGCTGGCCGGCTGGGTGGCCGCTCCCGGGGACGGGGACCGGCCGCTGGACGTACGCCGGGACCTCGTTCGGCACGCCGTGGAGGTGCACCGTTGGCGCGGTACGGCCCGTGGCGTCGCGCTGGCGCTGCGGGTCGCCACCGGTACGCAGGTGGAGGTCGTCGACAGCGGCGCGGTTACCTGCTCGACGACACCGACCGGCACGCCACCGCCCGACGAGGCGCCGGAGGTCCGGGTGCGGATCCGCGGGGAGGTCGACGAGATGCTGGTACGCCAGGTCCTGGCGTCCGCCGTGCCGGCCCACGTTCGGGTGACCCTGGAGACGCAGCCATGA
- a CDS encoding putative baseplate assembly protein, with translation MALPAPHLDDRRFQDLVDDAKRLVQRRCPEWTDHNVSDPGVTLIETFAYMVDQLLYRLNRVPDRHYVKFLDLLGITPFPPAVASTDVTFWLSAPRDAPVVVPAGTHVATVRAEHVEPVTFETLHELTVPPCRLVRVVTVPAGGQPTDRTGDLGGADRVPAFADPPVAGDAVLFGLDVPVPGCAVLLTMDWAVAGRGVDPTNPPLVWEAWTDDGWVACPVERDSTGALNRAGEVVLHVPAGHAASVVARQRAGWLRCRLREPAAGQPYFHAPPRLGRAEAATIGGTVAACHAELIAGESLGASEGVPGQRFTVQRAPIVAADGAVEVEVGTTEGWQTWREVSSFADSGPEDRHVCVDRASGEIAFGPAVRQPDGTVRRYGAVPPKGAVIRIPAYRTGGGRRGNVAARALSVLRDPVPFVSTVTNRAAATGGVDGESLAETSVRGPLTLRTRERAVTAEDYEQLSRQAAPEVLRVRCVPAGGDSTAVRVLVVPALGEHRDADDDAARFAALRPREETLERIRSFLDARRCVGARVLVEPPFYQGVTVVAQVRARPRASASTADLRRRALRALYDYLDPVRGGPDGAGWPFGRPVQSGELYAVLQRVDGVDLVEDVRLFGADPTTGERGEAVQRLELGVNALAFSYGHQVRVTG, from the coding sequence CGCGCCCCACCTCGACGACCGCCGGTTCCAGGACCTGGTGGACGACGCGAAACGCCTGGTGCAGCGGCGCTGCCCGGAGTGGACGGACCACAACGTCTCCGACCCGGGGGTGACCCTGATCGAGACGTTCGCGTACATGGTCGACCAGCTGCTGTACCGGCTCAACCGGGTGCCGGACCGGCACTACGTGAAGTTCCTCGACCTGCTCGGCATCACGCCGTTCCCGCCGGCGGTGGCCTCGACGGACGTGACGTTCTGGCTCTCCGCGCCGCGCGACGCGCCGGTCGTGGTCCCCGCCGGAACACACGTGGCGACCGTCCGGGCCGAGCACGTCGAGCCGGTGACGTTCGAGACGCTGCACGAGCTGACCGTGCCGCCGTGCCGATTGGTCCGCGTGGTGACCGTACCGGCCGGCGGCCAGCCGACGGACCGGACGGGCGACCTGGGCGGCGCGGACCGGGTGCCGGCGTTCGCCGACCCGCCGGTGGCCGGCGACGCCGTGCTGTTCGGACTCGACGTTCCGGTGCCCGGCTGCGCGGTGCTGCTCACCATGGACTGGGCGGTCGCCGGACGCGGGGTGGACCCGACGAACCCGCCGCTGGTCTGGGAGGCGTGGACCGATGACGGCTGGGTGGCGTGCCCGGTGGAGCGGGACAGCACCGGCGCGCTGAACCGGGCCGGCGAGGTGGTGCTGCACGTGCCGGCCGGACACGCCGCGTCGGTGGTGGCGCGCCAGCGTGCCGGCTGGCTGCGCTGCCGGCTGCGGGAGCCCGCCGCTGGTCAGCCGTACTTCCACGCCCCACCGCGGTTGGGTCGGGCCGAGGCGGCCACCATCGGCGGGACCGTGGCGGCCTGCCACGCGGAGCTGATCGCCGGGGAGAGCCTCGGCGCGTCCGAGGGGGTGCCCGGCCAGCGGTTCACGGTGCAGCGGGCGCCGATCGTGGCGGCCGACGGCGCGGTCGAGGTGGAGGTGGGCACGACCGAGGGGTGGCAGACCTGGCGGGAGGTGTCCAGCTTCGCCGACTCCGGGCCCGAGGACCGGCACGTGTGCGTGGACCGGGCGAGCGGGGAGATCGCCTTCGGGCCGGCCGTGCGGCAGCCCGACGGCACGGTACGCCGGTACGGGGCGGTGCCGCCGAAGGGAGCGGTGATCCGGATCCCGGCGTACCGGACGGGCGGGGGCCGGCGGGGCAATGTCGCCGCCCGCGCGTTGAGCGTGCTGCGCGACCCGGTGCCGTTCGTGTCCACGGTGACCAACCGGGCGGCGGCCACCGGTGGGGTCGACGGCGAGTCACTGGCCGAGACGTCGGTGCGGGGGCCGCTGACCCTGCGGACCCGGGAACGGGCGGTCACCGCGGAGGACTACGAGCAGTTGTCCCGCCAGGCCGCGCCCGAGGTGCTGCGGGTACGCTGCGTGCCCGCCGGCGGCGACTCGACCGCGGTGCGGGTGCTGGTCGTGCCCGCGCTGGGTGAACACCGGGACGCCGACGACGACGCGGCCCGGTTCGCCGCGCTGCGGCCCCGGGAGGAAACCCTGGAGCGGATCCGGTCCTTCCTCGACGCGCGCCGCTGCGTCGGTGCCCGGGTGCTGGTGGAGCCGCCGTTCTACCAGGGGGTGACGGTGGTCGCCCAGGTCCGGGCCCGGCCCCGGGCCTCCGCGTCCACCGCCGACCTGCGCCGTCGGGCGCTGCGGGCCCTCTACGACTACCTGGACCCGGTGCGGGGTGGGCCGGACGGCGCCGGGTGGCCGTTCGGCCGGCCGGTCCAGTCGGGTGAGTTGTACGCGGTGCTCCAGCGCGTCGACGGGGTCGACCTGGTGGAGGACGTCCGGCTGTTCGGGGCCGACCCGACCACCGGGGAACGCGGTGAGGCCGTACAACGGCTCGAGCTCGGCGTCAACGCGCTCGCCTTCTCGTACGGCCACCAGGTGCGGGTAACCGGGTGA